A window of Onychostoma macrolepis isolate SWU-2019 chromosome 24, ASM1243209v1, whole genome shotgun sequence genomic DNA:
gtttttgagatgatagtatgctgatttagttactgctttgatatggctactaaaactaaggtctgtctctaGAAACACCCCAATATTTtttacttggtttttagttgattgacccctagagtcaaggtatgcattcaccttgagaacttcatctttgtttccaaatacaatgacttcagatttctccttgtttaactgaagaaagttctggcacatccaacagtttatttcatcaatgcattggcagagggagttaatggggctatagtcatttggagataaggctaggcaaatctgggtatcatcagattagctgtgataggcaatttggttctttctcattatttgacttagtgggagcatatacaggctaaacaagagtggtgcaagaattgagccttgtgggactccgcatgtcatggacgtccacttagacttatgctctcctatactcacataataacgtctcccttctaagtatgacctgaaccatttgagtaccatcccagaaagcccaacccagttttccagcctctctagaagtatgttatgatcaacagtgtcaaacgcagcactaagatctagtagtaccagaactgatattttgccagaatcagaattgaagcgaaaatcatttattatcttaataagcgtggtctctgtgctatgatgtgctcggaaaccagactgaaaattgtccaggtatccatttgagtttaaacagttgttcagctgattaaaaactaccttttcaataatcttacctatgaaaggaagatttgatttTGGtgtatagttgttcaacattgtgttatcaagattgcgctttttcagaaggggcttaacgactgcagttttcagggagtttggaaaagtcccagaaagaagtgaggcgttcttctaagagatctgcttctaaacagttaagcacacttttgaaaaagatgtgggaagtgtgtcaagatagcatgttgacgatgtaaggtgctgtactatttctttcaaaattttgctatcaatttcttcaaaaacagacatagtcacttctttttgaaatcgtggtcgaatctgtgtgacctctgcaaaactagatatgccaatctccatttcactgggaatctgactcgGGGTTTGTTAGTCTcgccacagtagcaaaaagagtgcgagagttgtttaagttactgtttataaggtttgagaagaaggtctgtctagctgtggctagttccacattgaaagaatgaaggctgtctttatagatgctatagtgaatttcaagttttgtcttccgccacatccgctcagcttttctgcattgtcttttcatactctgaactgctgttgattttctccatggtgatttttgtctgccattcttcttgcaaaCCCTtgccggagcaatatcatcaataacattcttagcTTTTGAGTTgagtttcatttagaaacataaaatccaagttgtttgtggttattaaatcattgatcagaaatgatttattttttagtatgcgaatgtttaaaaatgctaacttgatggatttacattttgtctctacagcaatcttagattgactCATTaaaggccgcagattagatgggtcagccgtacggtttgagaaggccttagactttctatcacgtgataaaacagaaatatagaaggCTAAAGGCACACTgggcacacacacatatcactgagagctgttatcagttgtttttggttcacctacagccgatggaggagggtttgggccctggcgttgtggcagcggtcggagagttctcacaggaggaggagggagagctgggcctgctgtctttggtggttgtggggcccgccgtttttttagttgatatctgggggcttgcagcgaaaaagtgggagagtttggtcccagcatacaccagttcctccattttctgtgagaagcttagaagtggagattctggagagagggatagtgtgtctggtgagcggggctctggctctggtgtttccggtggctgtgaaatgttgtcctggcttccctggctgttttccagatagttgtccttgggtgctgagtcttggagctgttgtagtacgtcacagtctgtctgTGATGAGCTCTGTGGGCAGGACTCAGCCGGGATAGTTTCCATGAGGAAAGTTtgacatgaagtcctgtggtcactcatactctgtccaggtgtgtgtgtgccattgaggccgagtggattggcacacaccactgaaggatgacggagggagaaatagatattgtcctttaggactctcgcaccaagtttgtttgggtggaagccgtccagtttaaacagttgtctatggccccagaaaatattgaagttgtcgatgaagttgactccttttgtactgcaggttctttgtagccatgtattcagcccaagtagccgtgaaaacatgttagttcctcttgctgggagtggtccactgatgaacgactgaacgtcaagtctttgaagtgtttcaaagagttcactgaaatccttcttaagcagttctgactgctctttccgaatatcgttcttccccacatggatgatgattcgatttgcagCGAATAGTCCGAATAGTAGCGAAGCCGGAAGCAAAGGAAAGACCCTTGAAGTaactgaaatcatttggcgaagtgatatggtcatgtaatgtgctgcctggaactactttAACCATGCATTccactgaaaataattgcacacagAACGAttgtcaaccaatcagattaaAGCATTCAACAGCCcaagtgaaaaataatgtttttttaacattaaagcatgctaatattatattattatacaccCAATACACAAGATAATGGTCTTtgaaaatagcatcatatgacctcTTTAAGTTAATTCACTTCTactttattgaactgttgtataaaatcaatttaaGACGATcactttgtattattttattttatcagtatgGTGCATTATCTTTTAGCAACAGGTACATTTCACACAAACTAATCTTTATTGTAATTGCAGTAGTCTGTAAGACAATTATgcacatttttcacaaaaaacttTGTCTGAATTATGAATAAACCATTGATTTTACTACAGATATTACTAAAAGTTCTgctttttctaatttaatagtGCAGCACAGTAGTTTGCTACCGTCATGGAGATTTTTAGGCCCTCTAACAAGGGGGGAAAAATCCCATATACAATCCTTTCACCTATTCAAGttactaaaaaagtaactagtagTGACTGAATCATCTTAAAACTTGAGGCATTTTACCAATTTTAAGGTGAGAATATGAATAATGAGCATAAGAATAATGAgagaatatttcattaaaagatGCGACAAAGGTTTCAAGTCGGTGACGAACCCATGAAATAGTCAATGATGTTTATAAATCATAATCACAGAGTAATTTCATATCATAAAAGAACAATATAGTTTACAGTGAAGATCCCACTTACTGGAGACAAAACTGTTGATGGGATTGTATTGATATGTGTAATTCCATTACTTTTTGGATTGGATTCTTTATTTCCACCCTAAAATAGTACTTGTCTGTATGATTGTTCATGACATCATAGAAAACAGTGAACTAAGACTTCCAAGTATCTCTATGAAACCTTTGATGATTTTTGTACTTCCGTTAAAAACCACCAAACTATCTGGTTGGAGAAAAGCATGGTTCTTTACCCAGCAGCCAAACATATTTTCTGCGTTCTTCTGTCTGGTGCATCAAATGTGCAAGGTATCTGCACACAAGAGCCGCTCAGTGCGGTTACTAGGCAAGTCTGTATAATATTCTGAAAACGCAATATAAACAATCACACTGTAAAAtcttttgtttaaataagtgTAACACTAAAGCGGTCTTATCTCATCTTATTAGAGGGCACTGACTGACCTTCCATATGAAACCATGAAAGAAAAGACAAACATCTCAGGTGCTGTaggtaaaaacaaacacaaacatgaaaatgtttttttttttccccaacctACAAAGGCACTTCACatagatttattcattttattttttgataaattatattatctgaattatattttagtatGAACATTTCTGCATTAGATAAAGTCTGAAATGTATTCAAGAGACAATAAAAATTATAGAAAAACCTCACCTACAGAAAAACAGTCCATCATTAATTCACAGTAAAAGAGAAGTCCAGCACAATTTCCTCACAGAACTGTGGATTTGTTAACCTGGCTTCTTGTTTTTTTATAGTCATGATGCAGAGATCAACTCTTTCCAGGCCTTCCAAGTTCCAACGTGTGCTTTCAACATGTGAAGCATTACCATATTACCACACTAAACTGAACCAGTCACCAAAGTCTGTAAAACATACATGTAAACTATCAAATTACCAAAATACCAATTTAAATTCATGTAAATCATTTCTGTACATCAACACTAGAATATCATGCAACAGTTTTTTTCCTACCTTAAACACAATGGTCTGTTGTATTTCCTCGGGCAAACCTGTTTATCAGCCCAACAGCAGAGAACAGAGAGGCTTCAGTATTTAAGTTAATGATTCTCGTTCTGAAATAATGAACTGTTGTTGCATAGTGGTTACAGATGGCCAGgaacaaaaaaatattcaggTAATCAGCCAATTTAGATACTTTGAAACAAAGAAGTGCTCTGTCTAATTCAGACAGCGTTTCTGCAAGCAAaccaaatgaaaacaaaacactctgacgtgattaaatatttatctttattcAAGATAatatagaaacagaaaatagggcatttaaaacatttttctccccatgtttattaaaataacgaAAGCAACTGTTCTCATGTTTTGTTCCTTAATACAATGCGTTTGACATAATGACACAAGCTCTGAACTCCTCTAGAAATCGCTTTCATTTGCCCTTCTTGAACTTGCCTGGCGTAGCACTCGTCTTCTGCTTCTTTTTAGCAGATCCCTTTATTTCAGGCTcctttataattaaaaaaaataataattaccttttttctttaaacaGATAAACCAAATCACCGTTTAATGAAGAAAGCCACACacaattacaataaaatgaatCATGACTGTATTATTCTTCAGAGTACTTAATTTTCAATATAGTTATACAAcagttagttttagtaattactTCCTCCTACCTTACGCTTAGAGGAAATCGATCCTGTTACAGTAAAGAATGTGTCCAGTCTTCCCTGGGTGCTCCCTTGTCTACTCTTCATGATCTTCTTACAGCCGTTACGGATACGATCCTCACTGGTAACACACAAATTTAACATCTGAAAAACATTCTGCAGCTGCGAGAACCACAAATACAAGAGAACAACTTCCTTTCTATTTTTTCCTTCTCACAGCACAATAGGTTTGGTTGCTTTGTACCTAAACTGTTTCTCAGCACACATGAACTGAATCAGTCCATCCTCGTCAGGTTCATTCCACTTCAGATCAACAGAGGTGCCCTCAATGACCTCAGGCTCCAAGAAGAGACTCCGAGCCTCTTTATACAGCCAGTCCTCAGGAGCTGGGTGCTTCTGcaacacaaaacaagaaaatGTCACATTGTAAAGACCATCTAAAACAGGAGGTAGTGGTTAAAGGCTGCTATAATTAGAGCACACAACTTTGTTTAGGTTAGCATTTTAGCCAAGATGCAAAATTAAGTAAACTGTTTAATGCAACGAGAGTGAGGCAGGATTATCTTttcttacaaattaaaaaaaattacagctaCATATTTCAATTATGCAAGAGACAGTAAAAATTAAgtgcaaaattaaataatgaaactaAATTATGGATTACTAAATTACTTGCCATATGGCCAAATTTATTTTCTGACTAAGCAACACACTAGCCGCCACTAGAGGGCACAATTATGCAAGTACATGAACTTGGATGTAATTGCAACATTTTGACAGTAAGTAAATGCCTTTaaacagtgtaaataaacatacattttggtCAATGTTCTCAAGGATCTCTTCAATAGAGCTGTGTTGTTTAATGAGGTCAATGGCCCTCTTGGGTCCGATTCCTTTTATAGTGCCACAGTAGTCACAGCCAAGAAGGATACACAGGTCAATAAACTGAGGAAGACATTCAAACATAAACAGCAATTAGAAAGAACTGACACATCTATCATAGGGCAGATATTTGTATACAAAAGATAAGACTGAAATAAAGCTAAGGTCTTACCTGTTGATGTGTCAGACCCATTTCCTGTAGAATACGACTGAAATGAAATTCTTGGATTGGGAGTTTTCTAcgatgggaaaaaaaaacatccaattaTTTCTGCAAGCCCTCAAATCTCCATAACTATAATACATCCAAATGTCTACATAAACAGATAATTTCAGATATTAAGCGCATCTATACATACTTTGCTTCACTGGCTGTTAGATGCCTCAACAGGACCGTTGTTCCAAATGTCAGACCGTCCATATCTTCTGTCGCTGTGGCATAAACCTTCCCTGATTTCACCAGAGCAGCACAGCTCGCCTCAGCCTCACATGGAGCCTTAACATGCAAGGTATACAATTTTGTTATATCATAATAAAAGATAATTTTACGCAGTTTTCTGTCAGTGACTGTGGCAGTACCTCAACGTAAGGGACTCCCATTAGAGTAAGTAACTTCTTGCATTCCTCGTTGTGTTGTTTGGTAACCTTTACTAGTCGCTTACTGAACTTGTCAATGTTCTCCTGTTCACCTGTGAGAAATCTTAGAATTAGGATCCATGTTAAagaatcattttcaaaaaagcATGTCGTCTTGAAAGCATCTGTACCTGCTTCTTGCGCCTGAGCTAGAAGTTTCTCAGCCTCTGCTCGTCTCTCACCTCTCTTTTCCAGCTGTAGGGgttcaaataaaaacatctcTTAATATAGACTgcagaaaatg
This region includes:
- the LOC131532853 gene encoding uncharacterized protein LOC131532853 yields the protein MISVTSRVFPLLPASLLFGLFAANRIIIHVGKNDIRKEQSELLKKDFSELFETLQRLDVQSFISGPLPARGTNMFSRLLGLNTWLQRTCSTKGVNFIDNFNIFWGHRQLFKLDGFHPNKLGARVLKDNIYFSLRHPSVVCANPLGLNGTHTPGQSMSDHRTSCQTFLMETIPAESCPQSSSQTDCDVLQQLQDSAPKDNYLENSQGSQDNISQPPETPEPEPRSPDTLSLSPESPLLSFSQKMEELVYAGTKLSHFFAASPQISTKKTAGPTTTKDSRPSSPSSSCENSPTAATTPGPKPSSIG
- the fen1 gene encoding flap endonuclease 1 — its product is MGIHGLAKLIADHAPSAIKEQDIKNYFGRKIAIDASMCIYQFLIAVRQDGNVLQNEDGETTSHLMGMFYRTIRMLESGIKPVYVFDGKPPQLKSGELEKRGERRAEAEKLLAQAQEAGEQENIDKFSKRLVKVTKQHNEECKKLLTLMGVPYVEAPCEAEASCAALVKSGKVYATATEDMDGLTFGTTVLLRHLTASEAKKLPIQEFHFSRILQEMGLTHQQFIDLCILLGCDYCGTIKGIGPKRAIDLIKQHSSIEEILENIDQNKHPAPEDWLYKEARSLFLEPEVIEGTSVDLKWNEPDEDGLIQFMCAEKQFSEDRIRNGCKKIMKSRQGSTQGRLDTFFTVTGSISSKRKEPEIKGSAKKKQKTSATPGKFKKGK